The window CGTCATGCAGCGAAACTAAACGAAGCCGGGGGCCGCGGTTGGCGGCCAAGCCGCTTCGCAGGGAGAGATTTTGATGCGCCGTTCACTGGTGTTGCTGTCAGCCGGGCTGACAGTGCTGTCCGCCGGACTTTCGACCGGACCTGCCTCCGCAGAGAACAACACGCCCCGCAACCTGATCCTGTTCATTCCGGACGGCCTGCGGGCGCTGAAGGTCACACCCGAGACCGCCCCCGCAATGGCCGAAATCCGCGACAAGGGCGTCAATTTCAAGAATTCGCACTCGCTGTTCCCGACCTTCACCATGGCCAACGGCTCGGCGATGTCGACCGGCCATTATCTCGGCGACACCGGTGTGTTCTCCAACACGATCTGGACCAACTACACCTCGGTGCCCGCCGGCGACACCGTCGTCCCCTTCATCGAGAACGACGCCGTGCTCGGCGACATCGACGAGCATTTCAAGGGCAACTATCTCAACGAGGACACGATCCTGAAATTGGCCCGGGACAAGGGCTACAGCACCGCCGCGCTCGGCAAGCATGGCCCGACCTATCAGTTCGACCACACCGACAAGCCCGAAAAGACCGGACTGCATTCCGTCGTGTTCGACGACGCGACCGGCGGCAAGAACGGCGTGGCGCTATCGGACGAGGTCAAGGACGCGCTGACCAAGGCCGGCCTGCCCCTCGCGACGCCGCCGCGCGGCGACAACTCCAAGGCGGGCGATGCCAAGACGCCGGGCACCACGGCGGCCAACGTCGCGCAGCAGGCCTATTTCGCCGACGTCGCGGCCAAGGTCGTGCTGCCGATGTTCAAGGCGCGCAACAAGCCGTTCGTGCTGGTGTTCTGGTCGCGGGATCCCGACGGAAGTCAGCACAACACAGGTGACAGCCTCAACCAGATCATACCCGGCATCAACGGGCCGACCTCGATGGCCGGCATCAAGAATGCCGACAACAACCTCGCCCAGCTCCGCAAGGCGCTGGACGAGCTCGGCCTTGCCGCCACCACCAACATCATGGTCCAGGCCGACCACGGCTTCTCCACCATCTCCAAGGAAAGCAAGACCAGCCCCTCGGCCAAGGTCAGTTATGACGACACGCCGAAGGACTTTTTGCCGATGGGCTTTCTGGCGCTCGACCTTGCCAAGGCGCTCGACCTGCCGCTGTTCGACCCCAACGACAAGAACGTCAAAGTCGAGGGCAACAAGCATCCCAAGGCCGGCAACGGCGTGCTCGGCAAGGACCCGACCAAGCCCGATCTCGTCGTCGCCACCAATGGCGGCTCGGACCTGGTCTATTTGCCGAACAAGGACAAGAAGCTCGCGGAAAAGACGATCAAGGTGCTGCTCGAGCAGGATTACGTCTCCGGCCTGTTCGTCGCCGACTCGCTCGGCCGCTTCCCCGGCACGCTGCCGCTGTCGAGCGTCAACCTGCGCGGCAAGGCGGCGACGCCGACGCCGGCGATCGTCGTCAACTTCCGCTCCTATGCCAGCGATTGCGGCGAGGCGCCGACCAACTGCTCGGTGCACGTCGCCGACACCGTGCTGCGCCAGGGCCAGGGCATGCATGGCAGCTTCAGCCGCGGCGACACCATGAACTTCATGGCCGCGATCGGTCCGGACTTCAAAACCGGCTATGTCAGCGAGATCCCGGTCAGCAATGCCGACGTCGGCATGACGGCCGCCCAGCTCCTCGGCCTGCGCGCATCGCAGAACGGCGGCCTCGTCGGCCGTGTGATGTCGGAGGCCTTGCCCAACGGCATCGTGCCGAAGGCGTACAAGGGGGTCGAGAAGTCGAAGAAGTCAGAGAACGGCCTTCAGACCGTGCTGAACTTCCAGCGCGTCGGCAGCCAGCGCTATTTCGACACTGCCGGTTTCCCGGGCCGCACGCTCGGCCTCGAGTTGGACACCGGCAAACAAAAAACGGCGGGGAAATAACCCCGCCGTTCAAATGCGTCCTCGTGAAAGGCGCAGAATTTTACATGCCCAAAATCTTACATGCCGATGTCGAACACGTTCGGCAATTGGCCCGCCAGAGGCAGCGCGGTGGCGCCCAGGAAGGTCGCCACCATCGCCATCAGGCGACGGTTGTTGTGGCGCTTGCCGCGCATCTGGCCGGCGATCCACTCCAGCATTTCGCTGTTGACCTTGGAAGCATAGGACGGCGCCCAGCTCTCGATATCGGACTCGGCCGACAGCGCGACGCTGCGCGGCGGCACCTTCAGGCCGGAGGCGCTGGCGGCATAATGGGCCACCGCCTTGGCGAGCAGGTCGTCGAACCGGCCGCCATCGGTGCGCTCGGTTGCGGCTTCGTTGATCTCGAACAGCACTTCGGCCTCAGTGCGGCTGACCGGCTGCTCGTTGACGGCCGTGGCGGTCAGGATGCGGGCGCACCAGGCGGTGTCATCGGCATCGAGCGAGCGGGAGAAATGCACCCTTCCCTTGGTGGTCGGGCCTTCGCCCGTGATCACGCCGTCGCGCACGATAGTCAGTGCATGGGCCGAGGTATCGCGGCAGGACGGTTCGAGGCAGGACGTTTCGAGCGACGGCGACTCAACAGACTTATGCGCAGCGGCAGACATAGTTCACTTCCAGATTTCTTCTGACCGGCCAGCAATTTCATGCCGGCGTAAAGGGGTGGTTAATGATTCGGTACGGGGATCGCGACTTTTTGAGATAGTTGCCAATTGGTCGCTGTCAGGACCATTTCGGTTCTGGGAAGCGACGGGCGAGCGTGATGGAAGTCATAAAAGGCTTTCTCGGGGCAATCGGGCCCGTATAGCCCCGGTGGAGATGTTTCGCCGCAGGCGCCGCTGTAACAAAAAGGTGCTAGGAAATCAGGCCTTCAAAGAAGGAATTCACATTTTACTTGAAGCGGTTCAGTTAGCGTTCACTTGGATCGCGGAGACCCTATAATGGTCACGACGGTCAAAGATGAATTCACAAGTAAATTCAATAACATGAGGTAGAACCATGACACTTCCGATCGGCGCAACCGCCCCCGACTTCGAAGCCGAGACCACCGAAGGGAAGATCAAGTTCCACGACTGGATCGGCAATAGCTGGGCGCTGCTGTTCTCGCACCCGAAGGACTTCACGCCGGTTTGCACGACCGAACTCGGCGCGCTCGCCAAGCTGAAGCCGGAATTCGACAAGCGCGGCGTCAAGCTGATGGGCCTCTCGGTTGATCCGGTCGACCGCCACGCTAAATGGTCGGAGGACATCAAGGAAACGCAAGGCGCGGCCCCGAACTATCCGATGATCGGCGACACCGATTACAACGTCTCCAAGCTCTACGGCATGCTGCCGGCCGCGATCTCGGGCGATCCCCTCACCCGCACCGCCGCTGACAACCAGACCGTCCGCAATGTCTTCATCATCGGACCGGACAAGAAGATCAAGCTGGTGCTGGTCTATCCGATGACGACGGGAAGGAACTTCCAGGAGATCCTGCGCGTCATCGACTCGCTCCAGCTCACCGCAAAGCACCGCGTCGCGACCCCGGCCGACTGGTCGCAGGGTGACGACGTCATCATCGCAGGCTCGGTCTCCAATGACGAGGCCAAGACGATCTACCCGCAGGGCTGGAAGGAGCCGAAGCCCTACATCCGGATCGTGCCGCAGCCGAAATAACCCAACTGTCATTCCGGGCGATGCGTCAGCATCACCCGGGATGACGATGTTAGCTCTTACGCCGCGCGCACGCGTTCGAGGAAGCCCTCGACCTCGGCCTTCAGGTGCAGGCTCTCGCCCGACAACGCCTGGGCGGAGGCAAACATCCGGCTGGACGTCTCACCCGTCTCGTTCGCACCCTCGGCGGCCTTACGGACGTTGACGGCGACATCGGCCGTGCCCGATACCGCCGCGCGAACGCTGGCGACGATGTTTTGGGTCGCGCTCTTCTGCTGCTCGACCGCCGCCGAGATCGACCCCGCGATGCCGCTGATGCGCTCGATGGTCTGGCTGATCGCCTTGATGGCGACAACCGATTCCTCGGTCGCAAGCTGCATGCTGGCGATCTGGTTCGAGATCTCGTCGGTCGCCTTGGCGGTCTGGCCGGCGAGCGTCTTGACCTCCTGGGCCACCACCGCAAAACCGCGGCCGGCATCGCCCGCGCGCGCGGCCTCGATGGTCGCGTTCAGCGCCAGCAGGTTGGTCTGCTCGGCGATCGACGTGATCAGCTTGACGACATCGCCGATACGCGCGCCCGCCTCGGAGAGCTGCGCGATGCGCTGATCGGTCGCCTCGGCCTGCCGCACGGCCTCGGCGGAAATGACGTTCGATTCCTGCACTCGCCGGGTGATTTCGGAGATCGATTGCGACAGCTCGTCCGAGGCCGACGCCGCTGAACGCACGTGCTCGGAGGCGTTTTCGGAAGCTCCCGCCGAGCGCGCCGACAGATCGGCGGTGGAGCGCGCGGTGTCGGTGAGCTGCTGCGCCGCCCGCTCGAATTCGCCTGACGATGTCAGCACCTTGTCGAGAATGCCGCCGACGCCGCCGCGGAACTCTTCGACGAAATTGCGCAGGTCGGATTTGCGCTGCTCGACGGCTGCAGCCGAAGCCGCCGCCTGCTCGCTGCGCATCCGCGCCCGCTCCTGCGAATTGCTCCTGAACACCGCGACCGTGCGGGCGATCTCGCCGATCTCGTCGGCGCGATTCTCGCAATCGATCTCGACGTCGCTCTGACCTTCGGCGAGCGCCGTCAGCGAGCGCGTGACCGAGGTGAGCGGCTTGGTGACACGGCGGACGACCAGCAAGGTCAGGACCAGCACCAGCAGCGCGGCGAGCCCGGCGGCGATCGCCATGCTTTCGATCGTCTGGACCAGCATGCTCTCGAACTGCGCCATCGGGATGCCGACATAGAGGATGCCGGCGACCTTGCCGCTGGCGTCGGCGATCGGGAAATAGGCGGTCATGAAGGACTTGCCGAACAGGGTGGCTGGGCCTTTGTAAGCCTCGCCACGACGCAGCAGTGCCTGCGCCGGATGATCGGCGGCAAGCTGGGTCCCGACGGCGCGGTCGCCATTTTCCTTCTTCACATTGGTCGAGCGCCGCACGAACTGCCCGCTCGCATCGTCGAACACGAACAGGGTCGCGTTGCCGCCGACATAGGCCACCGCGCGATCGACGATGGCGTGATCCCTAAAGTCCGGCATCTTGGGAATCTCGGCGCGCGCGACCGCGCCATCCTTCATGGTGATCTTCGCATCGGGAACGATCTCGGCAAAGGCCAGCGCGAGCGTGCGCAAACTCACCTCGATGTCGCGGAGCGCGCGATCGTTGAAAGCGGAGCTGAGCGACCAATAGCCGGCGCCAACCACGAGCGCCGTATTCATGGCGATCAGCAGCACCGCGCACAGGAGCGCCTTGGTGCCAAGTTTGAATTGCGGCAGAAACTTCGCCGTTGCTCGTCCGTACATGAATGAAATCACCTCCGTAATTCCTGCATATTCGTGCAATCGGCTTACGGTCGCATTAATGACGGTTCCATCGCCGCACGCGACATGCTTTCCAAATCGTTAACGAGGACACCCTGACCACGCCCAGAACTACGCCAAGGACTACGCCAAGCGCTCCGCCCATCATCGTCTGGTTTCGCGATGACCTCCGCCTGTCCGACCACCCCGCCCTCCACGCGGCCGCCAAGGCCGCCGCGAAGACCGGCGCGCCGGTGATATGCCTCTATGTGCTGGACAACGCGGCTGGGCGAGCGCCGGGCGCCGCAGCGCGCTGGTGGCTGGCGCAGTCGCTGCGGGCGCTCGGCGCCGACATTGCCACGCGCGGCGGATCGCTGATCCTGCGCAAGGGGCCGGCGGCCAGGGTGATCGCGGAGGTGGCGCGCGAGAGCGGAGCCGGCGCGGTCTACTGGAACGGCATCGCACAGGCACCGCATCAGGCGATCGAGCGGCAGCTCGAAGCAGCATTGGCAAAGATCGGCGTGGACTCGCAAATTTTCCCCGGCGACCTGCTCGTTCCGCCCGCGGCAATCCGCAACAAGGAAGGCCGCGGCCTGCGCGTGTTCACGCCATTCTGGCGGCGCGTGCTGGCGCTCGGCGATCCGCCGAAGCCATTGCCGGCACCGAAGGAGCTGCGTCCTGCGCCGAGGGTCGCCAGCGACGTGCTGGAGACCTGGAAGCTCGAGCCGAGCAAGCCCGATTGGGCCGGCGGCCTGCGCGAGACATGGACCCCGGGCGAAGCTTCCGCCCGCGCCCGCCTGCGCGATTTCCTCAAGCACACTGCACAAGGCTATGTCGGCAATCGCGACCGCCCGGACCGGGAGGGCACCTCACATTTGTCACCGCATTTGAGGTTCGGCGAGCTCAGCCCGCGCCAAGTCTGGCACGCCGCGCGGTTCGCCGCGGCGGAGAACCCTGCGATCGGACCCGGTGTCGACAAGTTCCTAAGCGAGCTCGGCTGGCGAGAGTTCGGCCGCCACCTGCTCCACGACCATCCCACCCTCGCTACCGAAAACCTGCAAGCAAACTTCGATGGCTTCCCTTGGAAGCCCGACGCCAAGGCGCTCGCCGCCTGGCAGCGCGGAGGCACCGGCTATCCCATCGTTGACGCCGGCCTGCGCGAGCTCTGGCACACCGGCGTGATGCACAACCGGGTGCGAATGGTGGTCGCCTCGTTTCTGGTCAAGCACCTCCTGATCGACTGGCGCGACGGCGAAAGGTGGTTTTGGGACACGCTGGTCGATGCGGATGCCGGCAGCAATCCCGCCAACTGGCAGTGGGTCGCCGGCTGCGGCGCCGACGCAGCGCCGTATTTCCGCGTGTTCAATCCGGTGCTCCAGGGCGAGAAGTTCGACCCGGATGGAGCCTATGTCCGGCGCTGGGTGCCGGAGCTAAAGGACGTGCCGGCCAAGTTGATCCACCAGCCCTGGGAGGCCACGCCGATCGAGCTTGCGAGCGCCGGCGTCACGCTCGGCAAGACCTATCCGCAGCCGATCGTCGATCATGCCAAGGGACGAGAGCGCGCGCTCGCCGCCTACGCCAAGATCCGCAAAGGTTGAGCGTTGCTTTGACACAATTATGAAACGCGCTATCGTCATCGCTCCATGCAAACCGTGGGGGACACTATGGACGACGACAAGCCGATCACCGAACAGGCGATGGACACGATCACCACCGCCGTGGAAGCGACCAAGGACGCCGCTGTCACTGCCGTCAAGCAGGTGAAGAAAGCCGCCAAGAAGGTCGCGAAGAAGGTAGCGCCGAAGAAGGCTTCCAAGAAGGCTGCAAAGAAAACTTCGAAGGCCGCCAAGAAGACTTCGAAGAAAGCTGCAAAGAAGTCGTCGAAGAAGGCCGCCAAGAAAACGGCAAAGAAGGCCGCCAAGAAAGCTGCCAAGTCGAAAAAGAAGGCCAAGCGCTAATCGCAACGCTCAAGTCTCCGGGGGCGGACGCGCCCGGAGACGGCTCCAGCGATACCCTACCCTCGCCGTTTGGCCGCGCGCCGGCCCGGGTGATGCTCGCCGTGCGGATCGCGAAATTCGCTGCGATGGCCGCGCCGGTCCTCGGCGTTGAAACGCCGCCGTTTCTCGGGCGAGCCGAACGCCTTGATCACCTTCCTGCCGTTGACCTTCTTGATGACGTAGCCGCCCTCGGTCATCGAGAACGGCTCTTTCAGCGTTCCCTTGTGGTCGAACTTGGTGCCTCGGGGATGCCTGAACGGTTCGAACCAGGACGGATAGACGAAGTTCGACATCTCGAAGCCGGCGACGAAGAAGGTGTCCTCTTCCACGGCGTCACAGACCTCATAGGCATATTGGGTGTTCGGGTTTTTGTCGGCCCAGAGATTGGCCATGGGATCGAGCACCATCTCGAACAGCTCGTGCGAGGCCGCCACGCTGACCGGCTCGTCGCCCAGCGCCTTGACGAAGATCTTTGAGATCGGCTGGCGGCGGTGCGTCAGCTCATGGCGGCCGAGCATGTTCTTGTGGGAGGCCTCGTCAAAATAGACCAGTTGCCACTCGCCCGGCTGCGGGTTTTCGCTGACATAGAGGTCGACCGGATAGCCCCACACCGGCAGGAAGTGCTTGTCGTAGCATTTCTGGAGCGCCGCTGTGAGCCTGGCCATCTTGCGGCCGCTGATCGTCGGCTCCGCGTAGTTGATGCAGGCAATCCGGACCGGCTTCAGGGACCTGCCAAGCAATGCGCGTCTCGCCTTCTTCATGGAAATCACCTGTGAAAGGGCCACTGAAAGGCGCCGACCCTAGCACGATCTTGCCGCGCACGTCAGGGA of the Bradyrhizobium sp. WSM1417 genome contains:
- a CDS encoding deoxyribodipyrimidine photo-lyase; amino-acid sequence: MSDHPALHAAAKAAAKTGAPVICLYVLDNAAGRAPGAAARWWLAQSLRALGADIATRGGSLILRKGPAARVIAEVARESGAGAVYWNGIAQAPHQAIERQLEAALAKIGVDSQIFPGDLLVPPAAIRNKEGRGLRVFTPFWRRVLALGDPPKPLPAPKELRPAPRVASDVLETWKLEPSKPDWAGGLRETWTPGEASARARLRDFLKHTAQGYVGNRDRPDREGTSHLSPHLRFGELSPRQVWHAARFAAAENPAIGPGVDKFLSELGWREFGRHLLHDHPTLATENLQANFDGFPWKPDAKALAAWQRGGTGYPIVDAGLRELWHTGVMHNRVRMVVASFLVKHLLIDWRDGERWFWDTLVDADAGSNPANWQWVAGCGADAAPYFRVFNPVLQGEKFDPDGAYVRRWVPELKDVPAKLIHQPWEATPIELASAGVTLGKTYPQPIVDHAKGRERALAAYAKIRKG
- a CDS encoding alkaline phosphatase family protein encodes the protein MRRSLVLLSAGLTVLSAGLSTGPASAENNTPRNLILFIPDGLRALKVTPETAPAMAEIRDKGVNFKNSHSLFPTFTMANGSAMSTGHYLGDTGVFSNTIWTNYTSVPAGDTVVPFIENDAVLGDIDEHFKGNYLNEDTILKLARDKGYSTAALGKHGPTYQFDHTDKPEKTGLHSVVFDDATGGKNGVALSDEVKDALTKAGLPLATPPRGDNSKAGDAKTPGTTAANVAQQAYFADVAAKVVLPMFKARNKPFVLVFWSRDPDGSQHNTGDSLNQIIPGINGPTSMAGIKNADNNLAQLRKALDELGLAATTNIMVQADHGFSTISKESKTSPSAKVSYDDTPKDFLPMGFLALDLAKALDLPLFDPNDKNVKVEGNKHPKAGNGVLGKDPTKPDLVVATNGGSDLVYLPNKDKKLAEKTIKVLLEQDYVSGLFVADSLGRFPGTLPLSSVNLRGKAATPTPAIVVNFRSYASDCGEAPTNCSVHVADTVLRQGQGMHGSFSRGDTMNFMAAIGPDFKTGYVSEIPVSNADVGMTAAQLLGLRASQNGGLVGRVMSEALPNGIVPKAYKGVEKSKKSENGLQTVLNFQRVGSQRYFDTAGFPGRTLGLELDTGKQKTAGK
- a CDS encoding peroxiredoxin, with amino-acid sequence MTLPIGATAPDFEAETTEGKIKFHDWIGNSWALLFSHPKDFTPVCTTELGALAKLKPEFDKRGVKLMGLSVDPVDRHAKWSEDIKETQGAAPNYPMIGDTDYNVSKLYGMLPAAISGDPLTRTAADNQTVRNVFIIGPDKKIKLVLVYPMTTGRNFQEILRVIDSLQLTAKHRVATPADWSQGDDVIIAGSVSNDEAKTIYPQGWKEPKPYIRIVPQPK
- a CDS encoding methyl-accepting chemotaxis protein, with amino-acid sequence MYGRATAKFLPQFKLGTKALLCAVLLIAMNTALVVGAGYWSLSSAFNDRALRDIEVSLRTLALAFAEIVPDAKITMKDGAVARAEIPKMPDFRDHAIVDRAVAYVGGNATLFVFDDASGQFVRRSTNVKKENGDRAVGTQLAADHPAQALLRRGEAYKGPATLFGKSFMTAYFPIADASGKVAGILYVGIPMAQFESMLVQTIESMAIAAGLAALLVLVLTLLVVRRVTKPLTSVTRSLTALAEGQSDVEIDCENRADEIGEIARTVAVFRSNSQERARMRSEQAAASAAAVEQRKSDLRNFVEEFRGGVGGILDKVLTSSGEFERAAQQLTDTARSTADLSARSAGASENASEHVRSAASASDELSQSISEITRRVQESNVISAEAVRQAEATDQRIAQLSEAGARIGDVVKLITSIAEQTNLLALNATIEAARAGDAGRGFAVVAQEVKTLAGQTAKATDEISNQIASMQLATEESVVAIKAISQTIERISGIAGSISAAVEQQKSATQNIVASVRAAVSGTADVAVNVRKAAEGANETGETSSRMFASAQALSGESLHLKAEVEGFLERVRAA